One Epidermidibacterium keratini DNA segment encodes these proteins:
- a CDS encoding glycine betaine ABC transporter substrate-binding protein: MTRRSVRTALLAVGMAITLAVAGCSGDTDVSGGGSGDAASGGSLAEDYDLEGASLTVGSKEFTENRILGQITIAALQAAGADVTDKTGISGTDTVRAALDSGEIDMYWEYTGTGWVNILGNTSEQLPDDLYTAVKDADAANGVTWIGPAKFNNTYAIAVKSDFAKENDLETISDAATYLADNPDAQLCAASEFINRDDGLPGLEAAYGMKFGGPVEVDLNLIYTQLGKDCDFGEVFATDARVKSNDLVVLEDDKKFIVPYVGALTVKSDIADEYPDIDKMFADIAEKLDDETMIDLNGKVDLDGEKEADVAKQWLQENGYID; encoded by the coding sequence ATGACACGACGCAGCGTGCGTACTGCGCTGTTAGCCGTGGGGATGGCGATTACGCTCGCCGTCGCCGGCTGCTCGGGCGATACCGACGTGAGCGGTGGGGGCAGCGGTGACGCTGCCTCCGGTGGCTCCCTCGCCGAGGACTACGACCTCGAGGGCGCGAGTTTGACTGTGGGCTCGAAGGAGTTCACCGAAAATCGCATCCTCGGACAGATCACCATCGCGGCGCTGCAGGCCGCCGGCGCCGACGTCACCGACAAGACCGGCATCAGCGGCACCGACACTGTGCGCGCTGCCTTGGACTCCGGCGAGATCGACATGTACTGGGAGTACACCGGGACCGGCTGGGTCAACATCCTCGGCAACACCTCCGAGCAGCTGCCCGATGACCTCTACACGGCCGTGAAGGACGCCGACGCCGCCAACGGAGTCACGTGGATCGGGCCGGCGAAGTTCAACAACACCTACGCGATCGCGGTCAAGTCCGACTTCGCCAAGGAGAACGACCTCGAGACCATCAGCGACGCGGCGACGTACCTCGCCGACAACCCAGACGCTCAGCTGTGCGCCGCAAGCGAGTTCATCAACCGCGACGACGGTCTGCCGGGGCTGGAAGCGGCGTACGGCATGAAGTTCGGTGGTCCGGTCGAGGTCGACCTCAATCTGATCTACACGCAGCTGGGCAAGGACTGCGACTTCGGCGAGGTCTTTGCGACTGATGCTCGGGTGAAGTCCAACGACCTCGTCGTACTCGAGGACGACAAGAAGTTCATCGTGCCGTACGTCGGGGCGTTGACCGTCAAGAGCGACATCGCCGACGAGTATCCCGATATCGACAAGATGTTTGCCGATATTGCAGAGAAGCTAGATGACGAGACGATGATCGATCTCAACGGCAAGGTCGACCTGGACGGCGAGAAAGAAGCCGACGTGGCCAAGCAGTGGCTGCAGGAAAACGGATACATCGACTAG
- a CDS encoding PrpF domain-containing protein, producing the protein MSVSATLVRGGTSKCWVFDRAVVPATTDALSEMLIDLFGAQDRSQIDGVGGGTSVTSKAMVVGPASDPADDIDYLFGQVPVGGSAVEWGSNCGNCASAVALWSIENGYFDPKSGRGMRMRNRNTGALLEATVDQERRDVVIPGVAGTGTSVTITFVLPHHRPAADTGKPAASAIEWPTGRSTDTLRVDGLDVECHLFRAGTPVALVRAEQLGLPSSPTAAHLRQRMAVIGALRTQAGIAMGLYDEMSAQKAIPKLGILTPTEDYVTEDGAAVSGAAYDVGVRMISMDAMHPSIGLTAVSAIAALAQAQLGVLPVPADPSTVRIATPAGITAATVSSTADLTRVGVARSARVLARSELFGHHDSRSA; encoded by the coding sequence ATGTCTGTATCTGCCACCCTCGTCCGAGGCGGGACGAGCAAGTGCTGGGTGTTCGACCGCGCCGTCGTACCCGCAACCACCGACGCGCTGAGCGAGATGCTCATCGACCTGTTTGGCGCGCAGGACCGCTCTCAGATCGACGGCGTCGGCGGTGGTACGTCGGTGACCTCGAAGGCGATGGTGGTGGGCCCGGCAAGCGACCCGGCCGATGACATCGACTATCTCTTCGGGCAGGTGCCCGTCGGCGGATCCGCCGTCGAATGGGGCAGCAACTGCGGCAACTGTGCCTCGGCAGTAGCGCTGTGGAGCATCGAGAACGGATACTTCGACCCCAAGAGTGGGCGAGGGATGCGCATGCGCAACCGCAACACCGGCGCCCTCCTGGAGGCAACTGTGGACCAAGAGCGCCGCGATGTCGTGATCCCTGGCGTCGCCGGAACCGGCACGTCGGTGACGATCACGTTCGTCCTGCCGCACCACCGACCCGCTGCCGACACCGGCAAGCCCGCGGCCTCGGCAATCGAGTGGCCGACCGGTCGCTCTACCGACACGTTGCGCGTCGATGGCCTGGACGTCGAGTGTCACCTGTTCCGCGCCGGTACGCCGGTCGCACTGGTGCGAGCCGAACAGCTCGGACTGCCGAGCTCCCCCACTGCCGCGCACCTTCGCCAGCGGATGGCCGTCATCGGGGCGCTGCGCACGCAGGCGGGCATCGCGATGGGACTGTACGACGAGATGTCCGCGCAGAAGGCGATCCCGAAGCTAGGAATCCTCACCCCCACCGAGGACTACGTCACCGAAGACGGAGCAGCAGTCTCCGGCGCGGCGTACGACGTCGGCGTGCGGATGATCTCGATGGATGCAATGCATCCATCGATCGGGCTCACCGCCGTCAGCGCCATCGCCGCACTCGCGCAGGCCCAGCTCGGCGTACTGCCCGTGCCAGCCGACCCCTCGACCGTCCGCATCGCTACTCCGGCGGGCATCACCGCCGCCACCGTCAGCTCTACAGCCGACCTCACCCGCGTCGGTGTGGCTCGCTCAGCCCGGGTCCTTGCCCGATCCGAGTTGTTCGGTCACCACGACTCGCGCTCGGCCTGA
- a CDS encoding ABC transporter permease, whose protein sequence is MTFFDFLDTRSDEMIELGIGHILVVAVSVLIATLLGVALGILAFRIKRLRTAILAITGAFLTIPSFALFVLMLPLVGLGTPPVLIALTMYGLLPIVRNTITGLTGVDPAIVESAQGMGLNARQRLLKIQLPMAWPVIMTGIRVTTIMLVGIAAIGAIVLGPGYGNFIYEGLGRVGTPVAMNLVMAGIIGVVVIAILFDALFSLIGRLTTSKGLR, encoded by the coding sequence GTGACGTTCTTCGACTTCCTCGATACGCGTAGTGACGAGATGATCGAGCTGGGCATCGGACATATCCTGGTCGTCGCGGTATCGGTCCTCATCGCCACGCTTCTCGGCGTCGCGCTTGGCATCCTCGCCTTCCGCATCAAGCGACTGCGAACCGCGATCCTGGCTATCACCGGCGCGTTTCTCACGATCCCGTCGTTTGCCCTGTTCGTGTTGATGCTGCCGCTCGTCGGTCTCGGTACGCCGCCAGTGCTGATCGCCCTCACGATGTACGGGTTGCTGCCGATCGTGCGCAACACCATCACGGGGCTCACCGGCGTCGATCCCGCGATCGTCGAGTCGGCGCAAGGCATGGGTCTCAACGCCAGGCAGCGGCTGCTGAAGATCCAGCTACCGATGGCCTGGCCGGTCATCATGACCGGCATCCGCGTCACCACGATCATGCTTGTCGGCATCGCCGCGATCGGCGCGATCGTCCTCGGCCCCGGCTACGGCAACTTCATCTACGAAGGACTCGGCCGGGTCGGCACGCCGGTCGCCATGAACCTTGTCATGGCAGGAATCATCGGCGTCGTCGTCATCGCCATCCTCTTTGACGCACTGTTTAGCCTGATCGGCCGGTTGACTACCTCGAAGGGACTTCGATGA
- a CDS encoding SLC13 family permease, with protein sequence MSVEIIAIALLVGMFVLATLKPINIGLLGLVGTLVVGNLLLGMSDEELLENFPVKIVLTIIGVTYFFGMAGANGTIDLLVSWAIRLAGRRTSAVPWMIFAFASILTLLGTFSPAAVALFAPAAMGYARRVGYSPVAMCAIVICGAHAGAFSPISVSGVLVHSIAADNGITIDKWSLFGANYLLNLAFAIGTVAVCAALRRRGRGDAPVEPRGADLGSPDVSGRGTPAGGTGGTGGASGTGGATAVATRPTTQAAVTVEQRVTLGLIVVLLLSVLVLEVPISLASITVGVLLSFWRLPHQKEAIAAISWPTVLLVGGMVTYMGVLQEIGAVDQLSSAAIAVGSPILVALLLSFAMGITSAFASSTALLAALIPLALPVIDSGISATGIAIALAFSATAVDVSPFSTNGALMLASAAESERARLFRSLIIYTAVIVVLAPVVAWLAFVVLG encoded by the coding sequence ATGTCCGTCGAAATTATCGCTATCGCATTACTGGTCGGCATGTTCGTGCTGGCCACGCTCAAGCCGATCAACATCGGCCTGCTCGGGCTGGTCGGCACGCTCGTCGTCGGCAACCTGCTGCTGGGAATGAGCGACGAGGAGCTGCTGGAGAACTTCCCGGTCAAGATCGTGCTGACGATCATCGGGGTGACGTACTTCTTCGGCATGGCCGGAGCCAACGGGACGATCGATCTGTTGGTCTCTTGGGCTATCCGGCTGGCCGGGCGCCGCACCAGCGCCGTGCCATGGATGATCTTCGCCTTCGCCTCCATCTTGACCCTGCTCGGCACCTTCTCCCCCGCAGCCGTCGCGCTGTTTGCACCGGCGGCGATGGGCTACGCGCGGCGCGTCGGCTACAGCCCGGTCGCGATGTGCGCCATCGTCATCTGCGGTGCGCACGCCGGTGCGTTCTCACCGATCTCGGTCTCCGGCGTACTCGTGCACTCGATCGCGGCCGACAACGGCATCACGATCGACAAGTGGTCGCTGTTTGGCGCCAACTACCTGCTCAACCTCGCCTTCGCGATTGGCACCGTGGCCGTGTGCGCCGCGCTGCGTCGCCGCGGTCGTGGTGATGCTCCGGTCGAACCGCGCGGCGCTGACCTCGGGTCGCCGGACGTCTCCGGTCGGGGTACGCCGGCTGGCGGCACTGGTGGCACTGGCGGTGCGAGCGGCACTGGCGGTGCGACCGCGGTCGCCACCCGTCCCACGACGCAGGCCGCGGTTACCGTCGAACAACGGGTGACCCTCGGGCTCATCGTCGTACTGCTGCTGTCGGTACTGGTCCTCGAGGTGCCGATCAGCCTCGCCTCGATCACGGTCGGCGTACTGCTCTCCTTCTGGCGCCTGCCGCACCAGAAGGAAGCGATCGCGGCGATCAGCTGGCCGACCGTGCTGCTGGTCGGCGGCATGGTCACCTACATGGGCGTGCTTCAGGAGATCGGCGCGGTCGACCAGCTCTCCAGCGCGGCAATCGCCGTCGGCAGCCCGATCCTCGTCGCCCTGCTGCTGTCGTTCGCAATGGGCATCACGTCGGCGTTTGCCTCGTCCACCGCGTTGCTCGCCGCGCTCATTCCGCTCGCGTTGCCGGTGATCGACAGCGGCATCTCGGCAACCGGCATCGCGATCGCCCTGGCGTTCTCGGCGACCGCGGTCGACGTCTCGCCGTTCTCGACCAACGGGGCACTGATGCTCGCCAGCGCGGCCGAGTCCGAGCGCGCTCGACTGTTCCGGTCGCTGATCATCTACACGGCAGTGATTGTCGTGCTCGCGCCGGTCGTGGCGTGGCTGGCGTTCGTCGTACTCGGCTAG
- a CDS encoding glycine betaine ABC transporter substrate-binding protein codes for MIFSSRLRSTVVAAAAALVLAVAGCSGNTDVSGGGSGDAAAGGSIAEDYDLKGASLTVGSKEFTENRILGQIAIAALQAAGADVSDKTGISGTDTVRAALTSGEIDMYWDYTGTGWVNILGNTTTDLPDDLFAAVSEADAANGVTWIGPAPFNNTYALAVKNDFAEENNIETISDAAEYVNANPSDGTICAASEFLQRDDGLPGVEAAYGMKFQVIELDLSLVYTQLGKDCNFGEVTSTESRIKANDLVVLEDDKKFFVPYNGALTVKTDVFDEYPDLEPMFQAIMEGLTDDKMIELNAKVDLDGEKEADVAKQYLQDEGFID; via the coding sequence ATGATTTTCAGTAGCAGACTGCGCAGCACCGTGGTGGCCGCTGCGGCGGCACTCGTCTTGGCCGTCGCGGGCTGTTCGGGTAACACCGACGTCAGCGGCGGAGGCAGCGGCGATGCCGCCGCCGGTGGCTCCATCGCCGAGGACTACGACCTCAAGGGCGCGAGCCTCACGGTCGGCTCGAAGGAGTTCACCGAAAACCGCATCCTCGGACAGATCGCCATCGCGGCGCTGCAGGCAGCTGGCGCCGATGTCTCAGACAAGACCGGAATCAGCGGCACCGACACCGTGCGCGCCGCACTGACGTCCGGCGAGATCGACATGTACTGGGACTACACCGGAACCGGCTGGGTCAACATCCTCGGTAACACCACGACCGACCTGCCCGATGACCTTTTTGCGGCGGTTTCTGAGGCCGACGCGGCCAACGGCGTGACGTGGATCGGCCCGGCGCCGTTCAACAACACCTACGCGCTTGCGGTGAAGAACGATTTCGCCGAGGAAAACAACATCGAGACGATCAGCGATGCGGCCGAGTACGTCAACGCCAATCCGTCCGATGGCACCATCTGTGCGGCAAGCGAGTTCCTGCAGCGCGACGACGGACTACCCGGCGTTGAGGCTGCGTACGGCATGAAGTTCCAGGTCATCGAGCTCGACCTGAGCCTCGTCTACACCCAGCTCGGCAAGGACTGCAACTTCGGCGAGGTCACCTCGACCGAGTCGCGCATCAAGGCCAACGACCTCGTCGTGCTTGAGGACGACAAGAAGTTCTTCGTGCCCTACAACGGCGCGCTGACGGTCAAGACCGACGTGTTCGATGAGTATCCAGACCTTGAGCCGATGTTCCAGGCGATCATGGAAGGCCTGACCGACGACAAGATGATCGAGCTGAACGCGAAGGTCGATCTCGACGGCGAGAAGGAAGCCGACGTCGCCAAGCAGTACCTGCAGGACGAGGGCTTCATCGACTAG
- a CDS encoding LysR family transcriptional regulator: MMLSDDFSDLTSLLLVEHIAATGSLTAAAEKSSMTVSAASQRLAKLERSIGQSLFVRLPRGMSPTEAGAAVIRRIGALRFEIRSIRGDLEAIQSLRAGSVRLGSFPTASASLVSDALREFIATWPDVQVSVRSGVFPDLLEVLESGEVDLAVLWSYDFTPPWPTSILVQPLMHDPMHLLVSATSSSATTIALAELSDASWIVRQDQHPATQVLLRSCARAGFEPRVVYEANDYQEVQAMVSAGVGVAMVPGLALDQLRADVRKLAFTKNSAVPARQISLGTLDRRSLSPSMVAMTRCLQRAARALSGA, encoded by the coding sequence ATGATGCTGTCCGATGATTTCTCCGACCTCACCTCGCTGTTGTTGGTTGAGCACATCGCCGCTACCGGCTCGCTCACGGCGGCCGCGGAGAAGTCGTCGATGACGGTTTCCGCGGCCTCGCAGCGCCTGGCCAAGCTCGAGCGGTCCATCGGGCAGTCGTTGTTCGTCCGGTTGCCGCGCGGGATGAGCCCGACAGAGGCCGGTGCGGCGGTGATTCGGCGAATCGGTGCGCTGCGGTTTGAGATCCGCAGCATCAGGGGCGACCTGGAGGCAATTCAGTCGCTGCGGGCCGGCAGTGTGCGGCTGGGTTCGTTCCCGACGGCGAGTGCGTCGCTGGTCTCGGACGCGCTGCGCGAGTTCATCGCCACGTGGCCTGACGTGCAGGTCTCGGTGCGCTCCGGAGTGTTCCCAGATCTGCTTGAGGTGCTGGAGTCCGGTGAGGTCGACCTAGCGGTGCTCTGGAGCTATGACTTCACGCCGCCGTGGCCGACCAGCATCCTGGTCCAACCGCTGATGCACGACCCGATGCACCTGCTGGTCAGCGCGACGTCATCGAGCGCCACGACGATCGCTCTCGCCGAGCTGTCGGACGCGTCGTGGATCGTGCGGCAGGACCAGCATCCGGCGACTCAGGTGCTGCTGCGCAGCTGTGCGCGGGCGGGGTTCGAGCCGCGGGTGGTCTACGAGGCCAATGACTACCAGGAGGTGCAGGCGATGGTCTCGGCGGGAGTGGGGGTGGCGATGGTCCCCGGGCTGGCGCTCGACCAGCTGCGTGCCGACGTGCGCAAGCTGGCCTTCACCAAGAACTCGGCGGTGCCAGCGCGGCAGATCTCGCTCGGGACTCTTGACCGGCGCAGCCTGAGTCCGTCGATGGTGGCCATGACCCGTTGTCTGCAGCGCGCGGCCCGCGCGCTGTCGGGTGCCTAA
- a CDS encoding ABC transporter permease: MSTGTDLRPEGVEPDGRTEEEDTLLEDSEQDALSMSSPVVGRSLWSYLTMPLILAAVVIALVIAISTSDLDTIEERSLNLPTLLGATWRHVLLSVVSTIFVLLIAIPLGIMLTRSWTRSFRGLLLTVANIGQAIPTIGLIALMAVAFNYIGFTAAVIALVACAVLPVLRNTMVGIEHVDENVLEAGRGMGMSKSTVLRKLELPLAVPVILAGVRTALVINVGTATLAAYINAGGLGTIIVAGLTTNRLLITVTGATLTAVLALLIDYLAGIAEAKLRPKGL; encoded by the coding sequence ATGAGCACCGGCACCGACCTGCGCCCTGAAGGCGTGGAACCCGACGGTCGCACCGAAGAGGAAGACACCCTCCTCGAGGACAGTGAGCAAGACGCGCTGTCGATGTCGTCGCCGGTCGTCGGGCGCAGCCTCTGGAGCTACCTGACGATGCCGCTGATCCTGGCGGCGGTCGTGATCGCACTGGTGATCGCGATCAGCACCAGCGATCTCGACACGATCGAGGAGCGCTCGCTCAACCTCCCTACCCTGCTGGGCGCGACCTGGCGGCACGTGCTGCTATCGGTCGTCTCGACCATCTTCGTGCTGCTCATCGCGATCCCACTGGGCATCATGTTGACCCGGTCATGGACGCGCAGCTTCCGCGGCCTGCTGCTGACCGTGGCCAACATCGGCCAGGCGATCCCGACCATCGGTCTGATTGCTCTCATGGCCGTCGCGTTCAACTACATCGGCTTTACCGCAGCGGTTATCGCACTGGTCGCGTGCGCCGTACTGCCCGTACTCCGCAACACGATGGTCGGTATCGAGCACGTCGACGAAAACGTGCTCGAGGCCGGGCGCGGGATGGGCATGTCGAAGTCGACCGTGCTGCGCAAGCTCGAGCTCCCACTCGCAGTGCCGGTGATCCTCGCCGGCGTACGCACCGCACTCGTGATCAACGTCGGTACGGCGACCCTCGCGGCGTACATCAACGCCGGTGGACTCGGCACCATCATCGTCGCGGGCCTGACGACGAACCGACTTCTCATCACTGTCACCGGCGCGACCTTGACCGCCGTACTCGCGTTGCTGATCGACTATCTCGCCGGCATCGCCGAGGCCAAGCTGCGGCCGAAGGGTCTGTAG
- a CDS encoding ABC transporter ATP-binding protein produces MSTEPITNETQQSPELAGTPETMISLRNLSKTFPRTSTPAVSDLSLDIPRGEIVILVGSSGSGKTTTMKMINRIIEPTSGQIILDGEDVTRSDPDKLRRRIGYVIQQIGLFPHMTIADNIATVPQLLGWDKRRTAQRVDELLSMVSMDPDQYRGRYPKELSGGQRQRIGVARALAADPDVMLMDEPFGAIDPITRDRLQNEFLRLQADVRKTIVFVTHDIDEAIKMGDRIAIMQEGGKIAQYGTPEEILTNPANDFVADFIGSGAALKRLNLSRVRDVELTQWPTVEVGSSARQARDLVRDSDKSAALVLDAQRRPHSWVNVTDLNRIGDGTIGEIGAPAGAVVEGQSTLADALNEMVTANYSVGIVVDRNGAYQGIIDIDSINESIRSMRSDVRTRQRAALPADDRLLS; encoded by the coding sequence ATGAGCACCGAACCCATCACCAACGAAACGCAGCAATCCCCAGAGCTCGCGGGGACTCCGGAGACGATGATCTCGCTGCGCAACCTCTCCAAGACCTTCCCGCGCACGTCCACGCCAGCGGTCAGCGACCTGAGCCTGGACATCCCCCGCGGCGAGATCGTGATCCTGGTCGGCTCGTCCGGCTCGGGCAAGACCACGACGATGAAGATGATCAACCGGATCATCGAACCCACCTCGGGGCAGATCATCCTCGACGGCGAAGACGTCACCCGCTCCGATCCGGACAAGCTGCGCCGCCGCATCGGCTATGTCATCCAGCAGATCGGCCTGTTTCCGCACATGACGATCGCCGACAACATCGCGACCGTCCCGCAGCTGCTCGGCTGGGACAAGAGGCGTACGGCGCAGCGGGTCGACGAGCTGCTGTCCATGGTCAGCATGGATCCCGACCAGTACCGCGGGCGCTACCCGAAGGAGCTTTCCGGAGGCCAGCGTCAGCGCATCGGCGTCGCGCGCGCGCTGGCAGCAGATCCCGACGTGATGCTGATGGACGAGCCGTTCGGTGCGATCGACCCGATCACCCGCGACCGCCTACAAAACGAGTTCCTGCGTCTGCAGGCCGATGTCCGCAAGACGATCGTCTTCGTCACCCATGACATCGACGAGGCGATCAAGATGGGCGACCGGATCGCGATCATGCAAGAGGGCGGCAAGATCGCGCAGTACGGCACGCCCGAGGAGATCCTGACCAACCCGGCCAACGACTTCGTCGCCGACTTCATCGGATCCGGCGCGGCGCTCAAGCGCCTCAACCTGTCGCGGGTGCGCGACGTCGAGCTCACGCAGTGGCCGACGGTCGAGGTGGGTTCGTCTGCGCGACAGGCACGCGACCTCGTCCGCGACTCGGACAAGTCAGCCGCACTGGTGCTCGATGCCCAGCGTCGCCCGCACAGCTGGGTCAACGTGACCGACCTCAACCGGATCGGCGACGGCACGATCGGTGAGATCGGCGCCCCCGCCGGCGCCGTCGTCGAGGGCCAGTCGACGCTCGCCGACGCGCTCAACGAGATGGTCACCGCCAACTACTCGGTCGGCATCGTCGTTGATCGCAATGGCGCTTACCAAGGCATCATCGACATCGACTCGATCAACGAGTCAATCCGGTCGATGCGCTCGGATGTACGCACCCGGCAGCGGGCCGCACTGCCCGCCGACGATCGGCTGCTGTCATGA
- a CDS encoding LysE family translocator — MSVTFLLTSFVIVATPGTGALLSIAAGLNRGMRYGVLAAFGSTLGVLPHAIAAIGGLAAVLAASPVAFAILKYAGVAYLLYLAWGMWRDTSPLTAEQSPASVRKVLRDGVVLNLLNPKLTAFFFAFLPQFVPADSPGAVGEMVLLSAVFSVMTFVVFAAYAVAAASVRSRLLDRPGAVRGARRVFALSFVALSVRLATA; from the coding sequence ATGTCAGTGACCTTCCTGCTCACCTCGTTCGTCATCGTCGCGACGCCGGGCACCGGTGCGCTGCTGAGCATCGCCGCCGGGCTGAACCGTGGCATGCGGTACGGCGTACTCGCTGCCTTCGGCTCGACACTCGGGGTGCTGCCGCATGCGATCGCCGCGATAGGCGGGCTCGCGGCGGTTCTCGCGGCGAGCCCGGTCGCGTTTGCCATCCTGAAGTACGCCGGAGTCGCCTACCTGCTTTACCTGGCGTGGGGCATGTGGCGCGACACCAGCCCGCTGACGGCCGAGCAGTCGCCGGCCAGTGTGCGCAAGGTGCTGCGTGACGGTGTCGTGCTCAACCTGCTCAACCCGAAGCTGACCGCCTTCTTCTTCGCCTTCCTGCCGCAGTTCGTGCCGGCAGACTCGCCCGGCGCGGTGGGTGAGATGGTGTTGCTCAGTGCGGTCTTCAGCGTGATGACCTTCGTCGTCTTCGCGGCGTACGCCGTCGCCGCGGCCTCGGTCCGATCGCGGTTGCTCGACCGGCCCGGCGCGGTGCGCGGAGCCCGCCGAGTGTTTGCGCTGAGCTTCGTGGCGCTGAGCGTCAGGCTCGCAACCGCCTGA
- a CDS encoding NADP-dependent oxidoreductase — MTTTTRIVLASRPKGEPTPENFRTETAEIGPVDNGDVLLQTLYLSLDPYMRGRMNDAKSYADPVEIGQPMVGGTVSRVVESAHPNLAEGDIVLGYGGWQTYSIEPGKSLVGLDGFPAPLPAALGVLGMPGFTAYAGLLTIGQPKPAETVVVAAATGPVGSAVGQIAKIKGARAVGIAGGEKKVEALRELGFDAAIDHRAPDFDEQLAAATPDGIDVYFENVGGKVWEAVLARMNEFGRVPVCGLVSGYNATSLPEGPNRVPQLMGLVLQRSLTLRGFIQREFVDQLPQFRAEMGKWVADGQVKYHEDVVDGLDSAVPAFIGMLRGDNFGKVVVKVAD, encoded by the coding sequence ATGACTACGACGACACGCATCGTGCTGGCCTCGCGCCCCAAGGGCGAGCCGACGCCGGAGAACTTCCGCACCGAGACGGCCGAGATCGGGCCCGTTGACAACGGCGATGTCCTGCTGCAGACGCTGTATCTCTCACTCGATCCCTACATGCGCGGCCGGATGAACGACGCCAAGTCGTACGCCGACCCGGTCGAGATCGGGCAGCCCATGGTCGGCGGCACCGTCTCACGCGTGGTGGAGTCGGCCCATCCCAACCTGGCCGAAGGCGACATCGTCCTTGGCTACGGAGGATGGCAAACCTACTCGATCGAACCGGGCAAGAGCCTGGTGGGGCTCGATGGCTTCCCGGCGCCGCTGCCGGCAGCTCTCGGCGTACTCGGCATGCCCGGTTTCACCGCGTACGCCGGACTGCTGACGATTGGCCAGCCGAAGCCCGCAGAGACGGTGGTGGTCGCCGCGGCCACCGGTCCGGTGGGCAGCGCCGTCGGTCAGATCGCCAAGATCAAAGGTGCTCGGGCGGTCGGGATCGCCGGCGGGGAGAAGAAGGTCGAGGCGCTGCGCGAGCTCGGGTTCGATGCCGCCATCGACCACCGTGCACCGGACTTCGACGAGCAGCTTGCCGCCGCGACTCCGGACGGTATCGACGTCTACTTCGAGAACGTCGGCGGCAAGGTGTGGGAGGCAGTGCTGGCGCGGATGAACGAGTTCGGGCGCGTGCCGGTCTGCGGACTGGTGTCCGGCTACAACGCGACGTCGCTGCCTGAGGGACCCAACCGCGTGCCGCAGCTGATGGGCCTGGTGCTGCAGCGCAGCCTGACCCTGCGCGGCTTCATCCAGCGCGAGTTCGTAGACCAGCTGCCGCAGTTCCGCGCCGAGATGGGCAAATGGGTCGCCGACGGTCAGGTCAAGTATCACGAGGACGTCGTCGACGGTCTCGACTCCGCCGTACCGGCGTTCATCGGCATGCTGCGCGGCGATAACTTCGGCAAGGTCGTCGTCAAGGTAGCCGACTAG